Below is a window of Herminiimonas arsenicoxydans DNA.
TGAGCGCCAAGCCATCCGGCCCGTCTGGCGGCTGCAGTTGCGTCGCGACAAAGGCGGCTGATTGCGTACCGCGACTGGTGCCGGCCAGCCAGACCGGTGTCTTTGTCTGTCCTCGTGTCCAGGCAATGATGGTCTTGATATCGGTCAGGTGTTCCGGTGTCTGGCGGAAACCCCTCAAGAATGGCGGGGACAGGCGGTCGGAGGGCGCATCGACGAGTACCACCAGCAATCCTTGATGAGCGAAGAGTTGCCTGGTGCGAACCAGAAAATTATCCCGGCCCCAATGGATAGCCCCATCCGATGATATTTGCAAACCGCCATGACCGCCCGCAAGCAAAATGACGGCAGCTTTGGGTGCGGGCGGGGTCAGTACGAGTATGCGTTGCATCACGCCGGGTCTGGTCGGGATATCGATGACTTTTTCCGGGGTTTGCGCGTAGACAATATTCAGGCAGAACGTTAGGCATAACGCTGATATGGATTTCATCATGCCATTCATCGCAGTTCTCCGGGATGGTCGTTCATGACGGGATGAACGGCTTGCGTTTGGTTTGATGTAGCGTATTGCTAGGTCAATGCAGCGGTGACCTTCAGGACTTCTTCTGCCGTCGTCACGCCTTCGATGATCTTCAAGGCGCCGGCCAGGCGCAGCGGTTTCATGCCATCTGAAATGCTTTGCTGCTTCAGCTGATGGATATCGGTTTCGGCCTTGATCATCTTGGAAAACGTTTGCGTGATGGTCAGCAATTCGTACAGGCCGGTACGGCCGCGATAACCGGTCTGGCGGCATTCCGGGCAG
It encodes the following:
- a CDS encoding Conserved hypothetical protein, putative hydrolase (Evidence 4 : Homologs of previously reported genes of unknown function), whose amino-acid sequence is MNGMMKSISALCLTFCLNIVYAQTPEKVIDIPTRPGVMQRILVLTPPAPKAAVILLAGGHGGLQISSDGAIHWGRDNFLVRTRQLFAHQGLLVVLVDAPSDRLSPPFLRGFRQTPEHLTDIKTIIAWTRGQTKTPVWLAGTSRGTQSAAFVATQLQPPDGPDGLALTSTILVDSDGPSVLSMPMDTLRIPVLVAHHEQDGCRLCSFSLTSNLMDKLRDAPRKQLISFTGGDDVGDACNARAHHGFNGLDNDVVGKMSNWMLAN